Proteins encoded by one window of Pseudomonadota bacterium:
- the leuC gene encoding 3-isopropylmalate dehydratase large subunit: MTKPRTLFDKIWDDHVVAHNDDGTPVIYIDRHLVHEVTSPQAFEGLRNHGRRVRRPAATLAVADHNVPTHDRNLGIDDEQSRIQVETLTMNCEEFGVQLFGMSDPRQGIVHIIGPEQGFIQPGMTVVCGDSHTSTHGAFGALAFGIGTSEVEHVLATQTMVEDKPKNMLVKVDGEVPIGITAKDVVLAIIGAIGTAGGTGHVIEYAGSVIRGLTMEGRMTVCNMTIEGGARAGLIAPDDTTITYVKGRPMAPTGDHWDQAVDYWLSLPTDEGAHFDKEVFLDAAKIEPQVTWGTSPENVLPISSHVPDPADCAEDHHRDAMVRSLNYMDLKPGTPLDGIAIDRVFIGSCTNGRIEDLRAVAEVAKGRKVAGNVNAMVVPGSGLVKQQAEEEGIAQVLVDAGFDWREPGCSMCLAMNADKLEPGERCASTSNRNFEGRQGRGGRTHLVSPAMAAAAAVTGTLTDVRKLVG; encoded by the coding sequence ATGACCAAACCCCGCACGCTGTTTGACAAGATCTGGGACGATCACGTCGTCGCCCATAATGACGACGGAACACCGGTCATCTATATCGATCGTCACCTCGTGCACGAGGTGACCAGCCCTCAGGCCTTTGAAGGATTGCGCAATCACGGCCGCCGGGTCCGGCGCCCGGCCGCGACGCTGGCAGTCGCCGACCACAACGTGCCGACCCACGACCGCAATCTCGGCATCGACGACGAACAATCCCGCATTCAGGTCGAGACCCTGACCATGAATTGCGAGGAGTTCGGCGTCCAACTGTTCGGCATGAGCGATCCGCGCCAGGGCATCGTGCACATCATCGGGCCTGAGCAGGGTTTCATTCAGCCTGGCATGACGGTCGTGTGCGGTGATAGCCACACCTCGACCCACGGTGCGTTCGGCGCGCTGGCGTTTGGTATCGGCACCAGCGAGGTCGAGCACGTCCTGGCGACCCAGACTATGGTCGAGGACAAGCCCAAGAACATGCTGGTCAAGGTCGACGGCGAAGTGCCGATCGGCATTACCGCCAAGGACGTGGTGCTGGCCATCATCGGCGCCATCGGCACGGCCGGCGGCACCGGCCATGTCATTGAGTATGCGGGCTCGGTCATCCGCGGCCTGACCATGGAAGGGCGCATGACGGTCTGCAACATGACCATCGAAGGCGGCGCGCGCGCCGGCCTGATCGCGCCCGACGACACCACAATCACGTACGTGAAGGGTCGACCCATGGCGCCGACGGGTGATCATTGGGACCAGGCCGTCGACTATTGGCTCTCGCTGCCGACCGATGAGGGCGCGCATTTTGACAAGGAAGTCTTCCTGGACGCGGCCAAGATCGAACCGCAGGTCACCTGGGGTACCAGCCCGGAGAACGTCTTGCCGATCTCCAGCCACGTACCCGATCCCGCCGACTGCGCCGAGGACCATCACCGCGACGCCATGGTGCGGTCGTTGAACTACATGGACCTGAAGCCGGGAACGCCGCTCGACGGCATCGCGATCGATCGCGTCTTTATCGGCAGTTGCACCAACGGTCGAATCGAGGATCTGCGCGCTGTCGCAGAGGTCGCCAAGGGCCGCAAGGTCGCCGGGAATGTCAATGCCATGGTTGTGCCGGGCTCGGGTCTGGTGAAGCAGCAGGCCGAGGAAGAGGGCATCGCCCAGGTTCTGGTCGATGCCGGTTTCGACTGGCGCGAACCCGGCTGCTCCATGTGTCTGGCGATGAACGCTGACAAGCTGGAGCCCGGCGAGCGCTGCGCCTCGACGTCGAACCGCAACTTCGAAGGCCGACAGGGGCGAGGCGGGCGCACCCATCTGGTCAGTCCCGCCATGGCGGCTGCAGCCGCCGTGACCGGAACGCTGACTGACGTGCGCAAGCTG